Proteins co-encoded in one Neosynechococcus sphagnicola sy1 genomic window:
- a CDS encoding dihydrolipoyl dehydrogenase family protein, whose translation MSVDYDLVVIGNTSAGRYAAETAAHLQARVALVEQVSNATADPPMGMEVLWPWILSQRVAQQDIRSSLEIAGVDVVAGAGQFCRRGRSASRSPLTFGVENRVLTARTYLIATGSRPMQSEISGLSQVPYWTADQLSTAKLAYHHDHQTLPRRWAILGSDPTGIELAQTLVQYGCEVYLVVGGVRILPSEDLTAVGWVQAQLEAEGVQILAQTRIQQVQAVAGEIKVSLNSQAPPDTTLGTASSLTVDALLLAMERQPNIESLGLEAVGVRWQQHGLRLNAKLQTTHPRIYACGDGMGGYQSEPVAHYEASIALRNALFWPLFTADYQGIPWTIRTHPPLARVGLSEAQARSRWGSEVRITQQSGSNTGFCKLIAHPRGEILGVYLVGATAAELITTVAMAIQQRLKVGAIAHLMAPPETLAALLSQTAREWQQQQLQQQPWLQDGLAGFFALRRTW comes from the coding sequence ATGAGCGTTGACTACGATTTGGTTGTCATCGGCAACACGTCAGCTGGACGCTATGCTGCTGAGACCGCCGCCCACCTGCAAGCCCGGGTTGCCCTCGTGGAACAAGTATCCAATGCAACGGCAGATCCTCCCATGGGGATGGAAGTTCTCTGGCCATGGATTCTGTCCCAGCGGGTTGCCCAACAGGATATCCGCTCGTCCTTGGAAATAGCGGGGGTCGATGTCGTGGCGGGGGCAGGGCAATTCTGCCGTCGTGGCCGGAGCGCCAGCCGCTCCCCCTTGACCTTTGGGGTAGAGAATCGCGTGCTAACTGCTCGTACCTACCTGATTGCCACGGGTTCCCGACCGATGCAGTCCGAAATTTCAGGACTCTCCCAGGTTCCCTACTGGACTGCCGACCAATTGTCTACGGCTAAGCTCGCCTATCACCATGACCACCAAACCCTGCCACGGCGGTGGGCCATTCTGGGAAGTGACCCTACGGGCATCGAACTAGCACAAACCCTGGTGCAGTATGGCTGTGAGGTTTACCTCGTTGTCGGAGGGGTGCGGATTTTACCGTCAGAAGACCTCACAGCCGTGGGATGGGTGCAGGCACAGTTAGAAGCTGAGGGGGTGCAGATCCTTGCCCAGACTCGCATCCAACAGGTGCAAGCGGTAGCAGGGGAGATCAAAGTCAGCTTGAATTCCCAGGCTCCGCCGGATACCACCTTGGGCACGGCTTCTTCCCTCACAGTGGATGCACTGCTCCTAGCCATGGAGCGACAACCCAATATCGAGTCCCTGGGTTTGGAAGCGGTGGGGGTGCGTTGGCAACAGCACGGATTGCGCCTGAATGCTAAATTACAGACCACCCATCCCCGCATTTACGCCTGTGGAGATGGGATGGGCGGTTATCAGTCTGAGCCCGTCGCCCATTATGAAGCCAGCATTGCCCTACGGAATGCCTTGTTCTGGCCGCTATTCACCGCTGATTACCAAGGAATTCCCTGGACAATCCGCACCCATCCTCCCCTGGCTCGGGTGGGGCTGAGCGAAGCCCAGGCGCGATCGCGGTGGGGGTCAGAGGTACGGATTACACAGCAATCTGGCAGCAACACAGGCTTCTGTAAGCTGATTGCCCATCCTCGGGGAGAAATTCTGGGGGTGTATTTAGTCGGAGCCACGGCTGCTGAATTGATTACAACCGTGGCGATGGCGATCCAGCAACGGCTGAAGGTAGGGGCGATTGCCCACCTGATGGCTCCTCCAGAAACTCTGGCAGCGCTCCTGTCCCAGACCGCGCGGGAGTGGCAACAGCAGCAGTTGCAGCAACAACCCTGGCTGCAAGATGGTTTGGCAGGGTTCTTTGCCCTGCGTCGTACCTGGTGA
- a CDS encoding FHA domain-containing protein, whose amino-acid sequence MIVCPNCNHPNPPGAVQCEACYTPLPVTALCPNCGAIVQIDANFCGQCGFNLLAQTPMSTPNSAGVQVPPTLASFPGVFPDLQAAESVVPEPLVLPDPLVLALPDLESPEEELSAVAAIPPPATPEQEPLPLNPELKTQLQLQSARLLHVQTNTTLDIPPHLTVIHIGKPNDRVPPDIDVAGFAHSDVVSRIHADIRYEGDTYYIEDVGSANGTYINNIPLPSGNRHRLRPGDRISLGKGDLVTFLFQVS is encoded by the coding sequence ATGATTGTCTGCCCCAATTGCAATCACCCAAATCCGCCCGGAGCCGTGCAGTGTGAAGCCTGTTACACACCGCTGCCTGTGACAGCGCTCTGCCCTAACTGTGGAGCTATTGTTCAAATTGATGCCAATTTCTGTGGTCAGTGCGGCTTTAATCTCCTAGCACAAACACCAATGTCAACCCCGAACAGTGCGGGAGTACAAGTGCCTCCCACCCTGGCTTCTTTCCCAGGGGTCTTTCCCGATCTACAGGCCGCTGAGTCCGTGGTTCCTGAGCCGTTGGTGCTTCCCGATCCCCTCGTCCTGGCGCTTCCCGATCTGGAATCCCCAGAGGAGGAATTATCAGCAGTTGCTGCGATTCCTCCACCAGCAACCCCGGAGCAGGAGCCATTGCCCCTAAATCCGGAACTGAAAACCCAGCTCCAGCTTCAATCTGCACGACTTTTACATGTACAAACCAATACCACCCTAGATATTCCCCCGCACCTCACGGTTATTCACATTGGTAAACCCAATGACCGAGTCCCGCCGGATATTGACGTTGCTGGCTTTGCCCACTCGGATGTTGTTTCGCGGATACATGCGGATATTCGCTATGAGGGTGATACATACTATATAGAAGATGTCGGGAGTGCGAACGGTACCTACATTAACAACATTCCTCTCCCCTCTGGTAATCGCCACCGCCTTCGTCCCGGGGATCGCATTAGCTTGGGAAAAGGTGACCTTGTTACCTTTTTGTTTCAGGTTTCTTAG
- a CDS encoding ABC transporter ATP-binding protein yields MPQDSAICTHGLTKQFDRHLAVHEVDLNVAPGEIYGLIGPNGAGKTTLIRMLAQAEAPTRGEIYINGQQVIPGQRNLAIKQQLGYLPDNFPLYEDLTVWDYLDYFARLYQLSTFRRRQRIQTVLELTNLTAKRTSAIPSLSRGMQQRLSLARTIIHEPIVLLLDEPVSGLDPIARVQFRDLMRVLQAAGMTILIASHILSDLAELCTTIGIMELGYLVESAPLSELYRRPCHQQIFLTTLGDPGALLAELRQYPGVQTWEVLSGQRLRIHFSGNQEDCAQLLRSLVAARIPLTEFHPAPPDLEGIFLNLDHQQVS; encoded by the coding sequence ATGCCCCAAGACTCAGCAATTTGTACCCATGGGTTAACGAAGCAATTTGATCGCCATCTAGCGGTGCATGAGGTCGATCTCAACGTGGCTCCGGGAGAGATTTATGGTCTGATTGGCCCTAATGGTGCCGGTAAGACGACGCTAATTCGCATGTTGGCGCAGGCGGAAGCACCCACCAGGGGTGAAATTTATATCAATGGACAGCAGGTAATTCCTGGGCAGCGGAATCTAGCGATTAAACAGCAGCTTGGTTACCTGCCGGATAATTTTCCCCTCTACGAAGATTTAACCGTTTGGGACTACTTAGATTATTTCGCCCGTCTCTATCAACTGTCCACCTTCCGTCGCCGCCAACGCATCCAAACGGTGTTGGAATTGACCAATCTCACGGCCAAACGCACCAGTGCCATTCCCAGCCTCTCGCGGGGAATGCAGCAACGCTTGAGCCTTGCCCGCACCATTATTCATGAACCGATTGTGTTGCTCTTGGACGAACCCGTTTCTGGTTTAGACCCCATTGCCCGTGTCCAGTTTCGTGACCTTATGCGGGTGCTCCAAGCAGCTGGGATGACGATTTTGATCGCATCCCACATCTTGAGTGATTTGGCAGAACTCTGTACCACCATTGGCATTATGGAGTTGGGGTACTTGGTAGAGAGTGCCCCCCTCTCTGAGCTTTACCGTCGCCCATGTCACCAGCAAATTTTTCTCACAACCCTGGGCGATCCAGGGGCTTTACTGGCAGAATTACGTCAGTATCCTGGTGTTCAGACCTGGGAGGTTCTCTCGGGTCAGCGCCTCCGGATTCATTTTTCGGGGAATCAGGAAGATTGCGCCCAACTCCTGCGATCATTGGTAGCCGCCCGGATTCCCCTGACAGAATTTCATCCCGCCCCCCCAGATTTAGAAGGCATTTTTCTCAATTTGGATCATCAACAGGTTTCTTGA
- the pgl gene encoding 6-phosphogluconolactonase — MNRIVEVVPDGTALWVRALDIVLTQFHAAIAERGRFTLALSGGSTPKALYRAIATQDLPWEKLYLFWGDERYVPPDHPDSNQGMTRHVWLDQIAIPSRNVFPMPTLAVNPEGDASAYEATLQAFFAVAPGELPTLDLVLLGMGEDGHTASLFPHTQALEVRDRLITVGYKDGQPRLTFTVPLINQARCVLFMAAGAGKQQALRHVFAPIDSETDYPSRLIQPRGELRWLLDQAAAQGLEGA, encoded by the coding sequence ATGAATCGAATTGTTGAAGTTGTGCCCGATGGGACGGCTCTCTGGGTGAGAGCCTTGGACATCGTGCTCACGCAGTTCCACGCTGCGATCGCTGAGCGCGGACGTTTTACCCTGGCCCTCTCGGGGGGCAGTACCCCGAAAGCCCTTTATCGAGCGATCGCGACCCAGGACTTACCCTGGGAGAAGCTCTATCTCTTTTGGGGGGATGAGCGCTATGTTCCCCCGGATCATCCTGACAGTAATCAGGGCATGACACGGCACGTCTGGCTCGATCAGATAGCAATTCCATCCCGCAACGTTTTTCCCATGCCCACCTTGGCGGTGAACCCTGAGGGGGACGCCAGTGCCTACGAAGCCACCCTCCAAGCCTTCTTTGCTGTGGCACCGGGTGAGCTGCCCACCCTAGATTTAGTGCTGTTGGGAATGGGAGAAGATGGACACACAGCCTCGCTGTTTCCCCATACGCAAGCTTTAGAGGTGCGCGATCGCCTGATTACGGTGGGTTACAAAGATGGGCAACCCCGTCTTACCTTCACCGTTCCCCTGATCAACCAAGCCCGCTGTGTGCTGTTTATGGCTGCTGGGGCTGGGAAGCAACAGGCACTCAGGCATGTCTTTGCCCCCATTGACAGTGAAACAGATTATCCCTCACGCCTGATTCAGCCGAGGGGTGAACTCAGATGGCTGCTGGATCAAGCAGCTGCCCAAGGACTAGAAGGAGCCTAG
- a CDS encoding serine/threonine protein kinase: MTPEPHSVVPDPKSQVASAVGVSAPESQQVNRVGAIAADPLPFGTGDTPPETGVAAPLPSNNTSKTGTALAEALPPRRVLPTATPLPCSHPRPSEVFCFCLDCGQPMQVQQVMGRYQVIKTLFQGNTSITYLAWRDGRSLVIKTLNSDWVSHAEARTFLEQEAKILHQLRHPGLPRLIDFFWLEGRPYLVREMVYGQDLSQYISHQGVLSQSQAIAWMLQVCEVLHYLHQKVPSVLHQDIKPSNLIRRSTPHGNWEISLVGLKAASTLTESGTQIGLPAYTAPEQQEGHPIPASDLYSLGPTLVYLLTGQEPRVFL, encoded by the coding sequence ATGACACCGGAACCACACAGCGTTGTTCCCGATCCCAAATCTCAGGTGGCGTCGGCTGTCGGGGTCTCAGCACCAGAGAGTCAGCAGGTGAATCGGGTAGGTGCCATTGCTGCTGACCCGCTGCCCTTTGGAACGGGGGATACGCCTCCAGAGACGGGTGTTGCTGCCCCCCTGCCTTCAAATAACACCAGTAAAACTGGGACAGCTCTGGCAGAGGCACTGCCACCCCGTCGGGTATTGCCAACGGCCACCCCCTTGCCCTGTAGTCATCCCCGCCCGAGCGAAGTGTTCTGCTTTTGCTTAGACTGTGGTCAACCCATGCAAGTCCAGCAGGTCATGGGTCGTTACCAGGTGATCAAAACCCTGTTTCAGGGCAATACGAGTATTACCTACCTGGCGTGGCGTGATGGCCGTAGTTTGGTGATTAAAACCCTGAACAGTGATTGGGTTTCCCATGCTGAGGCGCGGACATTTCTGGAACAGGAGGCCAAAATCCTCCACCAACTGCGTCATCCGGGACTGCCCCGTCTGATCGATTTTTTCTGGCTAGAGGGTCGACCCTATTTAGTGCGAGAGATGGTCTATGGGCAGGATTTGAGCCAGTATATTAGCCATCAAGGAGTACTGTCCCAGTCCCAGGCGATCGCCTGGATGTTGCAAGTCTGTGAGGTGCTGCACTACCTTCATCAGAAAGTACCGTCGGTACTGCATCAAGACATCAAACCCAGTAACCTGATCCGTCGTTCCACACCGCACGGCAACTGGGAAATTAGTCTGGTGGGGCTGAAAGCAGCCAGCACCCTGACGGAGAGCGGTACACAGATCGGATTACCTGCCTACACTGCCCCCGAGCAACAGGAAGGGCATCCAATTCCAGCCTCCGATCTTTACTCCCTGGGACCAACGCTTGTCTACCTATTGACGGGGCAGGAGCCTCGGGTTTTTTTATAA
- a CDS encoding FHA domain-containing protein, whose product MHPLKNTPVQSWTFEHESVIRIGRSTDNHVVLYSAVVSRHHVQLQRTDSLWEVVNLGANGTYLDGERINRIPAVEGAIFRLARSGPSIQVSLGLGAELKGGS is encoded by the coding sequence TTGCATCCGCTCAAAAACACCCCTGTTCAGAGCTGGACCTTTGAGCATGAGTCCGTTATTCGTATTGGGCGCTCGACAGATAATCATGTCGTTCTCTACAGTGCCGTTGTCTCTCGCCACCACGTCCAACTGCAACGCACCGATTCGCTCTGGGAAGTTGTGAACTTAGGAGCCAATGGTACCTACCTGGATGGAGAACGGATTAATCGCATCCCCGCCGTTGAGGGAGCTATCTTCCGGTTAGCACGCTCCGGACCCAGCATCCAGGTGTCCCTCGGCTTGGGTGCAGAGCTGAAGGGGGGCTCATGA
- a CDS encoding M48 family metallopeptidase — translation MPTYPGISSDAFRHPLDQQAEAALRSVPGFDLVARKFVEFVYERPQLVYLMGNSVQVGPRQYSSLYQLFRECVRDLDLTPEPSLFVVQNQQANSYAIGQEQPCIVLNSGLLDLLAAPELRAVLAHELGHIKCGHTTLIQMATWIMGAASFVSEITLGLGNLVTSGLILAFYEWRRKAELSSDRAALLVTDDLETVLRSLMQVAGGSLQYAHECSLEAFIQQSERYQALDQNGLNQVYKFLLYSDLHNDMLSHPFPVERIQYLQAWAASSAYAQIRQGHYQRVSDTGAVETTATETAATTHEAEILRRQIQDLQSEIDRIKSPKSP, via the coding sequence ATGCCAACCTATCCCGGAATTTCTAGTGACGCCTTCCGCCATCCCCTGGATCAGCAGGCGGAAGCAGCCCTTCGCAGTGTGCCTGGATTTGACTTGGTAGCCCGTAAGTTTGTGGAGTTTGTCTATGAGCGCCCCCAGTTGGTCTATCTCATGGGCAACAGTGTGCAGGTGGGGCCTCGTCAATATTCCAGCCTCTATCAATTATTCCGGGAGTGTGTGCGCGACCTTGACCTAACACCAGAACCGAGCCTGTTTGTTGTCCAGAATCAACAAGCCAACAGTTATGCCATCGGCCAAGAACAGCCCTGTATCGTCCTCAACTCCGGACTGCTGGATTTATTAGCCGCCCCAGAGCTCCGAGCTGTCCTTGCCCATGAGCTGGGGCATATCAAATGTGGTCATACCACTCTGATTCAAATGGCAACCTGGATCATGGGAGCTGCTTCCTTTGTGAGTGAGATCACGCTGGGGCTGGGTAACCTGGTGACAAGTGGCCTGATTCTGGCCTTTTACGAATGGCGACGCAAAGCAGAACTATCGTCGGATCGAGCGGCTTTACTGGTAACTGATGATCTAGAGACGGTGCTGCGATCGCTGATGCAAGTAGCGGGGGGCAGCCTCCAATATGCTCATGAATGTAGCTTAGAAGCCTTCATCCAGCAGTCAGAACGCTATCAAGCCCTGGATCAGAATGGACTGAACCAGGTTTACAAGTTTCTGCTTTACAGCGATCTGCATAATGATATGTTGAGCCACCCCTTCCCCGTGGAACGGATTCAATATTTGCAAGCGTGGGCTGCTTCATCAGCCTACGCCCAGATTCGTCAGGGGCATTATCAGCGGGTGAGCGACACAGGGGCTGTAGAGACAACGGCCACCGAAACAGCAGCGACGACCCATGAAGCCGAAATCCTGCGGCGTCAAATCCAAGACCTCCAATCCGAAATTGACCGCATCAAATCTCCCAAATCGCCCTGA
- a CDS encoding helix-turn-helix domain-containing protein, protein MRPYSEDLRRKIVERYIDGKTSQRKLAEQFHVAYSFVRKLTKQYRETGTIRPKQRTEQTPEQTQC, encoded by the coding sequence GTGCGCCCATATTCTGAAGACTTGCGGAGAAAAATAGTTGAGAGATACATAGACGGGAAGACCTCTCAACGCAAGCTAGCCGAACAGTTTCATGTAGCATACAGCTTTGTACGCAAACTAACGAAGCAATATCGAGAGACCGGGACTATCCGTCCGAAGCAGCGAACAGAACAAACCCCCGAGCAAACTCAGTGCTGA